In Streptomyces sclerotialus, one genomic interval encodes:
- a CDS encoding PucR family transcriptional regulator codes for MDSPTSDDSFAAGSQGGAPSLGQVLGAGGMEIVEVVHAPQGLAVPVRGVGVFDAGETLEASGQILVAVGVDTSSADAPGVLRDADRAGAAALVMRRGAGGVSERLLAEAGECGTALLARAAWIEWGELIGLLRAALSRSGARSEAAVDVALGDLPGLAVALAALVGGAITIEDPDSNVLAYSPTADTADPLRRLTILGRRVPRWRVAELAESGFLSTLWATPDVVHRPADGRFPERLAIAVRAGDEILGSLWAAADGDPLPERARDALRAAAVTAVPHLLHHRLRSRSAASRRKQAVRALLEGRQPDVPASAAALEVEPQVACAVLTVTAAAPVPAPDVLDRALHLASLRAAVHHTPAFGHREGDRLDVLLTDPAPGAAHRFGAELATVLRGSGVRPLVAVGPVGAGLGEAAGSRAEAALVLRVLRERGAPEVASATDVRYALDALRVVDAVAALSPSATDAVRELLAYEAEHGTDLPRTVAVHLAFFGDAAATARRLGIHPNTLRYRLRRVRELFGLDLEDPDVRLLTELGLRRAGLIPPG; via the coding sequence ATGGACTCCCCGACCTCCGACGATTCCTTCGCTGCCGGCTCGCAGGGCGGGGCGCCCTCGCTCGGGCAGGTGCTAGGAGCCGGGGGCATGGAGATCGTCGAGGTGGTGCACGCGCCGCAGGGGCTGGCGGTGCCGGTGCGCGGGGTCGGGGTGTTCGATGCCGGGGAGACCTTGGAGGCATCGGGGCAGATCCTCGTCGCGGTGGGGGTGGACACCTCGTCGGCGGATGCGCCTGGGGTGTTGCGGGACGCGGACCGGGCCGGGGCTGCCGCGCTGGTGATGCGGCGGGGTGCGGGCGGGGTGTCGGAGCGGCTGCTCGCGGAGGCCGGTGAGTGCGGGACCGCCCTGCTCGCGCGGGCGGCGTGGATCGAGTGGGGGGAGCTGATAGGGCTGCTGCGGGCGGCGCTCAGCCGGAGCGGGGCGCGGTCGGAGGCGGCCGTCGACGTGGCGCTCGGGGATCTGCCGGGGCTCGCCGTGGCGCTTGCGGCGCTGGTCGGCGGGGCGATCACCATTGAGGACCCGGACTCGAACGTGCTCGCTTATTCGCCTACCGCTGACACTGCCGATCCCTTGCGGCGGCTGACGATTCTGGGGCGGCGGGTGCCCCGGTGGCGGGTGGCGGAGCTGGCCGAGAGCGGGTTTCTGAGTACCTTGTGGGCCACGCCGGACGTGGTGCACCGGCCTGCCGACGGGCGGTTTCCTGAGCGGCTCGCCATCGCCGTGCGGGCCGGGGACGAGATCCTGGGGTCGTTGTGGGCCGCTGCCGACGGCGATCCGCTGCCGGAGCGGGCCCGGGACGCGCTGCGGGCCGCGGCGGTCACCGCCGTCCCGCATCTGCTGCACCACCGGCTGCGGTCCAGGTCCGCCGCGTCCCGCCGCAAGCAGGCGGTACGTGCCCTTCTCGAAGGGCGGCAGCCGGACGTGCCGGCCTCGGCCGCGGCCCTGGAGGTCGAACCGCAGGTCGCCTGCGCCGTCCTCACCGTCACGGCCGCGGCTCCGGTGCCCGCCCCCGACGTACTCGACCGCGCCCTGCACCTCGCGTCCCTGCGCGCCGCCGTGCACCACACCCCGGCCTTCGGCCACCGCGAGGGCGACCGGCTCGACGTACTCCTCACCGACCCGGCGCCCGGTGCGGCCCACCGCTTCGGGGCCGAGCTGGCCACCGTGCTGCGCGGCAGCGGCGTACGGCCGCTGGTCGCCGTCGGGCCCGTCGGCGCGGGGCTGGGGGAGGCGGCCGGGTCCCGGGCCGAGGCGGCTCTCGTGCTGCGCGTCCTGCGGGAGCGGGGCGCGCCCGAGGTCGCCTCCGCGACGGACGTGCGGTACGCGCTGGACGCCCTGCGGGTGGTCGACGCGGTGGCCGCGCTCAGTCCGTCGGCGACGGACGCGGTGCGTGAGCTGCTCGCGTACGAGGCGGAGCACGGGACGGATCTGCCGCGGACCGTCGCCGTGCACCTCGCGTTCTTCGGGGATGCGGCCGCTACCGCGCGGCGGCTGGGGATCCACCCCAATACGTTGCGTTACCGGCTGCGGCGGGTGCGGGAGCTGTTCGGGCTGGACCTGGAGGATCCGGATGTGCGGCTGCTGACCGAGCTGGGGCTGCGGAGGGCCGGGTTGATTCCGCCGGGCTGA